Below is a window of Terriglobales bacterium DNA.
GCAGGCGTTTCCAGCAAGGTTATCGATCGCTTCGAGCGCTCCGGACAGGTGATGCAGGAGATGATCGACGCACCCGACAAGGGCATTCCCAAGGGCATGCTCGATCACGCTCGCTGCGTGGCCGTGGTGCCTTCACTCAAGAAAGGTGGTTTCGGCCTCGGGGCACGATTTGGGCATGGCTTTGTGACGTGCCGGAGGGGAATGACTGGCTCATGGGGCCCCGTATCGTCATTCAAGATTGCGGGCGGAACCTTCGGATTTCAGATTGGACTGGAGTCAGTCGACGTCGTTCTCCTTTTTGTGAATCAGCGGGGAGTTGAAAGGCTATTGGAGGACGAGTTTGCGCTGGGCGGTGACGCCTCAGTCTCCGCTGGTCCAGTAGGACGAACAGCCGAGGCGGGAACCGACATATCGCTTCGTTCAGAGATCTATTCTTATGCGCGTTCACGCGGATTGTTCGCGGGGGTCTCGCTGGACGGCGCGCGCATGTACCATGACGGAGATGTAAACAAGGACCTATATGGTCGTGAGATCAAGGTGAAGGATATCCTCATCACGCCCAAGGTCGGCATGCCGGCCCACGCGGCACATCTGATTGGAGTGCTCAACAAGTGCTCTCCACGGGCACCGTACGTGAAGAAGTAGAGCTTGCTCCAAATCACATAGGTTTTGTGGCACAGCCGCCCTCAGCTGTGTTTCCCAAGCTCCCCTAAATCATGACGTTTGTACTATTCCGTGCCGCGTTTCGCGGCACGGATCGAATTGAGCCCGGCAGCAGCTGCCGGGCAAGATGATTTTCGCTGATCGAGCCCCACAGGGGCGGCACCGTTCGAATGTGTCGCCGTTCCGGGGCTCAAATCAAATCTATCCGCCCCGGCACGTTGTGCCGGGCTCACATCTCAACGTGCCGCGAGACGCGGCACGAACGGCGCATCTCGTGTTACGCCCACCATAGGCCAAGGTTCAGTCTGGGTGGAGCCACAGCCGGCTGTGCCACAGGGTAAATCTCAGCCTGTTAACTAAGTAGGTGCCATCTCCGCCTCCCACTGCTTCGCA
It encodes the following:
- a CDS encoding lipid-binding SYLF domain-containing protein; the protein is MRRFISPLMILALMVSCSRLASAGVSSKVIDRFERSGQVMQEMIDAPDKGIPKGMLDHARCVAVVPSLKKGGFGLGARFGHGFVTCRRGMTGSWGPVSSFKIAGGTFGFQIGLESVDVVLLFVNQRGVERLLEDEFALGGDASVSAGPVGRTAEAGTDISLRSEIYSYARSRGLFAGVSLDGARMYHDGDVNKDLYGREIKVKDILITPKVGMPAHAAHLIGVLNKCSPRAPYVKK